ATTTTAATTTCTGAATATGTTTCTATAAAAAAAACAATTAATAAAAAACATAAAATTAAAAATATATTTAATAAAAAACAATTAAAATTTAATAAATAACTTAAAGCAACTCCTATAAGAGAAGCATGTGCTAAGGAATCTCCGAAAAAAGACATTCTTTTCCAAACTATTAAAGATCCTATAGGAGCTGATGATAATATAATAAATATACCAATACACCATTCAAAAAATAAATGTTTCATCATAAAAAATTTTAACTCTTATATAATTTTTAAAAACTATGTTCATGATCGTGATTATGATTATAAAAAGCAAATTTTTTTATTTTTACTGATCCAAACATTTTTATAAAATTTTTATTTTTTGATATTACTTTTGGAGTACCAGAACAACAAATATGTTTATTTAAACAAATTACTTTATCTGTTTGATTCATTACTAAATTTAAATCATGTGAAACTATTAAAATAGAGCAATTTAAATTAATTTTAATTTGATGTATTAATTTATATAATTTTATTTGACCTGAAATGTCCATTCCTTGTGTTGGTTCATCTAATACTAAAAATTCAGGATCATTTAATAAAGCTCGAGCTAATAAAATTTTTTGTATTTCTCCTCCAGATAAATTATTTAAATTTTTATTTTTTAAATTTTCAGCACCTACTCTTTTTAAATTAAAAAAAATTTTTTCTGTTTTATATTTATTAGACATAGTCATAAATTTATAAACAGTAATAGGAAAAGGAACGTTTAAATGAGTGTTTTGAGGGACATATCCTAAACGTTTTTTTTTTAAATAAATAATTTTTCCAGAACTTGGTTCTTTTAATTTTAAAATAATTTTTATTAAAGTAGATTTTCCTGCACCATTTGGTCCAATTAAAGTAATAATTTTATTTTTTTTAATTAAAAAAGATATATTTTTTAATATAATTTTTTTATTTTTTTTATAAAAAATATTTTTTAAAATTATCATTCTAATTTTCTCTATTATTTATATATAAAATTAAAATTTAAAAAACTAAATTTTAAAATGTAACTTTAAGTATACGATTAGTATTAGTATTTCCTGAAATTCCTTTTATATCACCTTGAACAACTATAACTGTATCATTAATTGTTAAATAATCATTTTTATATAATAATTTTATTGCTTCTTTAGAAGCTAATAATCCTTCTTTTTTAGTATCAAAAAAAATAGGAATTACTCCTCTATATAAAGAAACAAGATTAAGAGTTTTTTTATTTCTTGAAAGAGCAAAAATTGGAAGCCCTGAACTAATTCTAGATGTAATTAATGGTGTTTTTCCAGATTCTGTCATTGTAATAATTGCTTTTACTCCTTTTAAATGATTTGCAGAATACATAGCAGACATACAAGTAATTTCTTCAATATTATTAAATGATATATTAATTCTATGTCTAGAAATATTTATACTAGGTACTTTTTCTGCACCTTTACATACTTTAGACATCGCTCGAACTGTTTCAATAGGATTTTTTCCAGAAGCAGTTTCAGAAGATAACATAACTGCATCACTTCCATCTAATACTGCATTTGAAACATCCATAACTTCGGCTCTTGTAGGAATATGATTTAAAATCATAGATTCCATCATTTGAGTAGCTGTTATGACTACTCTATTTAATTGACGAGCTTTTCTAATAAGTTTTTTTTGCATTCCTGCTAATTCAGGATCTCCAATTTCAATACCTAAATCACCTCTTGCAACCATAATTGCATCCGAAGCTAATATTATTTCTTCTATTATTTTATCTGTTTTAACGGCTTCAGCGCGTTCTATTTTAGCAATTATTTTTGCTGAACTTCCAGATTCAATTATTAATTTTCTAGCAATATGTAAATCTTTTGCTGATTTTGGAAAAGAAATCGCTAAATAATCAACATTAATTTTAGAAGCAATTAATATATCTCTTTTATCTTTATTTGTAATAGAACCTGCGTTAAGTCCTCCTCCTAATTTATTAATTCCTTGATTATTTTTTAAAATTCCACCAACTAATACTTTAGTTAATATTTGAGTTTTATTTATATTTAGTACTAATATTTGAATTTTTCCATCATCTAATAATAAAATATCTTTTAAATTTATATCATTTGGTAAATTTTTATAATTAAATCCTACTATTTTTTTATTTCCTAATTTTTTTTTATAAGAATAATCCAATATAAATTTATCTCTTTTTTTTAAAATAATTTTATTATTTTTAAATTTTGAAATTCTTATTTTAGGACCTTGTAAATCTCCTAAAATAGCTATATTACTTCCAGTTTCTTTAATTATTTTTTTTGCTTTTTTAATTCTTATTTGATGCTCTTCTTGAGTTCCATGAGAAAAATTTATTCTTAAAACATTTGCTCCAGATAAAATAATTTTTTTTAATACTTTACTCGAATCTGTAGATGGACCAAGAGTAACTACAATTTTTGTTCTTCTAATTCTTTTTAACATATTTATTCCTTAAATATTTTTTAATTTTTTTTTTTTTTAAATTATGTTATTTTTAAATAAAATTAATATTAATTATTTTAATATTTTTTTGTAAATTTATATAATTTTTATATAAAATATAGTTTATATTATATAAGTAAAAATTTATTAATATATAATATAAATTTATAAAAAATATTATTATTTATTATTTAAAAAATTTATTTAAATCATATATTATTTATATTATATAATATGATTTAATTAAAAAAATAATTTTCGACATAAGAATATTTATAATTTAAGACATAGGATATTAATAGTGCTTCCTCAAAAAATTAAAAAATATGATTTAATTATTTTTGGTACAAAAGGTGATTTAGCAAGAAGAAAATTATTTCCTGCATTATATCAACTAGAAAAATTATTAAAATTATGTAAAAATACAAAAATTATTGGAATAGGAAGAGCAAATTGGACACAAGAACATTATAGAAAAATCATTAAACGTTCTATTGAAAAATTTTCTCATACTAAAATAAAAAAAAAATTGTGGAAAAAATTTAGAAAAAAATTAAATTTTTGTAATATTGATGTTAACGATATATCTAATTTTTATAAATTAAAAAAAATATTAAATAATTCAAAAAAAATAAAAATTTATTATTTTGCTATGCCTCAAAATACTTTTAAAAATATTTTTAAAGGACTAAAAAAAATAAATTGTATTTCTAATGATGATAGAATTATTTTAGAAAAACCTATTGGAAATTCTTTTCGAACTTCTAAAAAAATTAATAATCAAGTAGGAAAAAATTTTAAAGAAAAACAAATTTTTAGAATAGATCATTATTTAGGAAAAGAAACAATTTTAAATTTAATATCTTTAAAATTTTCAAATTCTTTATTTTTTACAAATTGGAATAATAATACAATAGATCATATACAAATTACAGTAGCAGAAAAAGTAGGAATTGAAGGAAGATGGGGTTATTTTGATAAAACAGGTCAAACAAGAGATATGATTCAAAATCATTTATTGCAAATATTATCTATTTTGACTATGTCTACACCTGTTGATTTAAAATCAGATAATATTAGAAATGAAAAATTAAAAATTTTGAAATCATTAAGAATGATAAATGATAAAAATGTTCATAAAAAAACTGTACGAGGACAATATACATCTGGATTTTTAAATAATAAAAAAATACCAGCTTATGTAGATGAAATTAATGCAATTAAAAATAGTAATACCGAAACTTTTACTGCAATTAAAGTAAATATAGATAATTTTCAATGGCATGGAGTTCCTTTTTATCTAAGAACTGGAAAAAGATTACCTATTAAACATTCTGAAATTGTTATATATTTTAAAAAAAATGATTTAAATTTATTTAATAAATCTACAAATAATTTACCATTAAACAAAATAGTAATAAGATTACAACCAAATGAAGGATTAGATATTTTTATTATAAATAAAATACCTGATTTAGATTCAAATTATAATTTAAAAGAAATAAAATTAAATTTTGATTATAAAAAAAGTTTTTTTAAATATAGATTATGTGATGCTTATGAAAGATTATTATTAGAAAGTTTTTATGGATCTCAGTCTTTATTTGTTCGACGTGATGAAGTAGAAGCGTCATGGAAATGGATAGATTCTATAATAAATTCTTGGGAAAAAAATAATTCTCAATTAGAATTATATAAAGCAGGAACATGGGGACCAAAAAATTCTGATATACTTTTAAAGAAAGATGGAAGATTTTGGAATAAAATTATATAAAAAATAGTTTTATATATATAAAATTTTTCAACTAATTAATTTTTTATTAACAAATTAAATTAAATTTTTATTAAATTTTTAAATTAATTTTTTTATCAATGTTTTAAAATTAATTATTTAAAATAATGATTATTAATTTATAAATTTTTAAGAAAAATAAAAAAATAAATAATATTAAATAATTTTAAAAAAAAGGAAAGTGAATGATTCGGATGTTATTATTTTTATTAACAAACTTAGCAGTTATAAGTATATTATGTATAATATCTTTTTTAATTGGAATAAAAAATCATAATATTTTTATTTTTATTATTTCTACATTTATATTTGGATTTGGAGGATCATTTTTATCTCTTATTTTATCAAAAAAAATTGCATTATTATCTACTGGTGCAACTATTATAAAAAATCCTAATAACAAAACAGAAGAATGGTTGTGTAAAGTTATTAAAAAACAATCAAAAAAATTAAATATTAAAACTCCTGATTTAATTATATATGATTCTAAAAATATCAATGCTTTTGCAACAGGAGCTACAAAAAATTCTTCACTTATTGCGTTATCAAATGAATTATTAAATTGTATGAAAAAAAATGAGATAAAAGCTGTAATTGCTCATGAAATGACTCATATTTCTAATGGAGATATGGTAACAATGACATTACTACAAGGAATAGTAAATACTTTTGTAATATTTTTATCTAGGGCAATTGTTTATTTATTAAATAACTTTTTTTCTGATAATAAAAATAATCGATTATTTTTTGCTAGAAATGGAATAATAAATTTAATTTTAACACTATTTTTAGAAATTTTATTTGGAACTTTAGCAAGTTGTATTACTATGTGGTTTTCTAGAAAAAGAGAATTTTATGCAGATGCAGGATCAGCAAAAATTGTTGGTGTTAAAAATATGATATCTGCATTAAAAACATTAGATATACAAAAAGATATTTTTAAAGAAAAAGAATATATTTCTGCATTATGTATTAATGGAAAAAATAAATCTTTTTTACGTTTATTTATGTCTCATCCGACTATAAAAAATCGAATTAAAGCTTTAAACAAAAAAATATATATGTAAAAAAAATTTTATCTTTTTAAATAAAAAATTTTTTTTATATTTTTTTTTTTTATAAAATTATAAGAAATAAAATTAATAATTAATAAAAAAGTAATAATGTTAAATATTGTTTTTTATTTAAAAATCCTCTATTATAGAATAATTAATATTTTTATAAAAATTTTTTATATAAAAAAAATAATAAAATTTTTATGTTATTTTTTTAAAAAAATCTAATAAATAATTTAAAATATATTATGTAATAAAATTTTTTTAATAATTCATACATAAAAAAATATTTTTCTGTAATATAATTTTTTTTTTCAAGGAAATTTGAAATGTCAAAGATTAAAGGCCAAGTAAAATGGTTTAATGAAGCAAAAGGTTTTGGATTTATTACTCCTGAAGATGGTAGTAAAGATGTTTTTGTTCATTTTTCATCTATTCAAGGAGAAGGATTTAAAACTTTAGCAGAAGGTCAAAATGTTGAATTTGAAATTCAAGAAGGACAAAAAGGGCCATCTGCTATTAATGTTTTTTCAATTTAATAAAATTATTATTTAAATTTTATTAAAAATTTTTATAAAAATTTAAAATTTTTAAAAACCTCTATTTGAAGCACGGAGGTTTAATAAAATTTTAATAAAAATAAATATAAATGTTAAAAAATATAAAAAAATTGTTGATTTTATATAAAAAAACTTTAATTTTTTATTTTAAAAAACAATTTTAAAACATTTATAAAAATACATTAATTATTATTTAAACATAATTAAATAGAAATTCTTCCTATTTTATGGAGTATTTAAATGGGATGTTTTTTAAACTCGTCCGTTTTGACTGGTTTATTATCATTAATAATTCTTGAAATAATCTTGGGAATTGATAATTTAATTTTTTTAACTATTTTAGTAAAAAAATTGAATCCTAAACAAAGAAAGAAAGCTAGAAATATTGGTTTAATTTTATCTCTTTTTATTAGAATATCTTTTCTTTCATTAATATCATGGTCTACATCTCTTACTAATCCTTTTTATATTAATAAATATATTACTTTATCTATTCGAGAAATAATTTTTTTAATAGGTGGAATATTTTTATCTTTAGTTTCATTATTTGAATTAAATCATAAATTAAAAAAAAAATATTCTAAAAAATTAAAAAAAAAAAAATATTCAAATTTTTGGATAGTTATTTTACAAATAGTAGTATTAGATGCAATTTTTTCTTTAGATTCAATTATTACAGCAGTAGGATTAATAAACAATATAGTTATCATGACTTTAGCAATTATAATATCTATGTTATTTATGTTATTTATTTTAAAATCAATAAAAAATTTTATTAATACATATCCAACTATAATTATTTTATGTTTAGGATTTTTATTAATGATTGGAATGAATTTAATAATGGAAGTTTTAGGTTTATATATTCCTAAAACATATTTTTATTCTGCTATTGGATTTTCTATATTTGTGGAATTATTTAATCAAATTTCAAAATATAATTTTTTATTACATCAATATACTCGACCAATTCGAATAAGAGTATTAGAAAAATTTTTACAAATTTTAAAAACAGAAAAAAAAAAAAATAATCATTTAAAAAAAATTAAAAAAAATAAAAAATATTTTTCAAAAAAATATGGAAATTTTTATAAAGAAGAAAAATATATGATTTTTAGTCTTTTGAATTTATCAAAAAGATCTATTAAAAGTATTATGACTCCTAGAAAAGAAATTTCTTGGATTAATATTAATGAATCACCTAACAAAATAAAAAAAAAGTTACTAAATACCCCACATAATTTATTTCCTATATGTAAAGGAAATTTAGATAATATTATAAGTGTAATACGTGCTAAAGAATTATTGTCTATTATAGAAAAAAAGAAAAATATATTAGATTTTGTATCTAAAAACAAACCAATTATTGTTTTTGAAAAATTACATTCTATAAATTTATTAAAAATATTAAAAAAATCTAAAGGAAATATGATTATTGTTATTAATAAATTTTATATAGTTCAAGGAATAATTACTCCATTAGATTTTTTAAAAGCTATTACTGGAGATATTCCTGATTCCGATGAAACTCCAGATATTATAAAAAATAAAAATAGCTGGTTAATAAAAGGAAGCACTAATTTATATTCTATACAACAATTTTTAAATATAAAAAATTTTATTTATAAAAAAATAATGCATGCATCTATAGCTGGTTTATTAATTGATAAAATAGGAAAAATACCTTCTCCAGGAGAAACTATTACTATTTATTCATTTAATTTTAAAATTTTAAAAATTACTAATTATACAATAACTTTAATAAAAGTTACAAAAAAAAAAAAAAAAAATAAAAAAAAATAAAAAAACAAAAAAAAAAATATAATTTATTCATGATACCAGATATGAATAAATTATAATTAAATAATTTTAAATCATTAAAAATAATTAATTCTCATGAAACTATTAACTTTTGATAATTCTCAAAATATGTTTTCTGTTGCTATAAAACATAAAAAAAAAATAAATTATATTTTAAAATATTCTTATAAAAGAAATAATTCTATTATTTTATTAATGATTGATAAAATATTATTTAGACAATCAATATTATTAAAAAATATTAATTATATAGCTTTTTCTAATGGACCAGGTTCATTTACAGGAATTAGAATGTCTATCATGCTTGCTCAAGGATTATCTTTTGGATTAAAAATTAAATTAATTGGAATATCTAATTTAAAAATTTTAGCTTATAAAGCAAGACAAATAATTTATAAAAAAAACTTTTTAATTATAATACAAGCAAATAAAAAAAATGTATATTGGGGAAAATATATTTATTATAAAAATAACTTAATTTTAAAAAATTCAGAAAAATTTATTTCAAAAAAAATAGCTTATAAAAAATTAAAAATTTTAAAAAAAAAATGGATTATAGTAAAAGATTTTAGTTCTGATTTGTTTAAAAAAATTAAAAAAAAAAATATAATTTTAGATATTAAAAATATAAATGCATTAGATATTATTCCTTTAGCTTTAGAATATATTCAACGAAAAAAAACAATAAAAAAAAATATAATTTATCCAAATTATTTAAATAATATAATAATAAAAAAATAAAATTTAAAAATTAACATATCCTAAATTTTTATTTAAAAAAACTTATTCTGGTAGTTTTACATTTAATTCTAATATTGATATATTATTATGTTTTTGACTTAATTCTACTGAAACAGATTTTTCATCAATATTAATATATTTACATATTACTTTTAATATTTCTTTTTTTAATTGAGGAAGATAATTTGGGTGAATATTATTTTTTCTTTGTTCAGCTACAATAATTTGTAATCTTTTTTTTGCTACAAAAGCAGTTTTTTTAGTACGAGATAAAAAAAAATCTAATAAAGTCATAATTACCGCCCAAATAAACGTTGAAAAAAATTTTTTTTATATTTTGTAAATCGAAACGGAATATTTTTTCCTAATAATCTTTTAACTACATCTTTATAAGATAAACCTGCATTTGAATAAGAATTTAATATAATAGGTATTCCTTTGTTTGATGCTTTTAAAATAGATTCATCTTCTGGAATTACACCTATTAAAGGAATTCTTAAAATATCTAATACATCTTGAACACTTAACATATCTCCTGCATAAACTTTTTCAGGAGAATATCTAGTTAATAACAAGTTTTCTTTAACTGGTTTTTTTTTATCTTTAGAACGTTTAGATTTTGATGAAAGTATACCTAAAATTCTATCAGAATCTCGTACTGAAGATATTTCAGGATTTGTTGTAATAATAGCTTCATCTGCAAAATATAATGCTAATAACGCGCCTCTTTCTATTCCTGCTGGAGAATCACAAATAATAAAATCAAAATTCATTTTTTTTAATTTTTTAAATACTAAATTTACTCCTTCATAAGTTAAAGATTCTTTATCTTTTGTTTGAGAAGCTGGAAGAATAAATAAATTTTTAGTATATTTATCTTTAATTAAAGTTTGATTTACTGTTGCTTCTCCTTGAATTATATTTATAAAATCATATACTACTCTACGTTCACATCCCATTATTAAATCTAAATTTCTTAAACCTACATCAAAATCAATTACAACAGTTTTTTTTCCAAATTGAGCTAAACCAGTTGAAATTGATGCACTAGATGTAGTTTTTCCAACTCCTCCTTTTCCAGATGTAATTACAATAATACGAGTCATTTTTTAATTTCCTTTACAAATAAAATATTAATATAAATTATAATTTTTTAATTTTAACTATTCCATTTTTTAAATATATTTGTGCAGATTTATTTAAAATATTTTTAGGAATAGAATCCATAAGACAATATTCTCCAGAAATAGATAATAATTCAGAAAATAAATGTGTGCTAAAAATTTTTCTAGTAAAATCACCATGAGCTCCTGCTAAAGCTCTACCATTTAATTTTCCATATACATGAATATTTCCATCTGCGATAATTTCTGAACCTTCATTAACATTATTGGTAATTATTAAATCTGATTTTCTTGCATAAATTGTTTGTCCGGAACGTATAGTATTTTTATAAAAAATACTTTTATAAATTTTTTTTATTGATTTATTTTTTTTTTTTTGAATTAAATTATTATTATTTGAAAAAATTGGAAATCCAGAATTAATTATTTTTCTTTTTAAATTTTCATTTTTACATTCACTAATTCCTAAAATAAAAAAATTATTTTTAAGAATTATTTTTTTTATTTTTTTCCAATTGGAACTATCTGGAAATAAAGATAAATTTATAATAATTGGTGCATTTTGAAAAAAAAAAGGAGATTCTTTAATTTTTTTTTTTAATGCATAATTAATTAATTCTATTTTATTACTTTTTAAATAAAGAACTAAAGTTGTAAAAACACTTCCTTGAAATTTAATTGGCATATTTTTTTTAAATTAATATTTTAAATATTTTTTTATCATGATACTTTAAATTTTATTTAATAACAAAATTTTAATATTTTTCTATATTAATAGAAATTAATTAAAATTTTTTAGTAATATAAATTTTTATTTATTTTTACAAAATTTTTATAAAAGATATACTAATGTTTTATTTAAATGAAAAAAATTTTAAAAGGAGATTATTTTTTTGAAATTAAACTCTGTTAGTAAATTATTATTAAATTTTAAAAATTATTTTTTAAAAAAAAAAGTTTTATTTTCTGGAAATATACAAGATTCATTACCTGAAATTTTAAAAACAAAAAATAGTGGAATTCACATTCAAAAATATAATTTTTTAAAATATATAAAAAATATTACAAAAAAAAAAATATTTATTAATTTTTTAATGAAAAAAAAAATAATTAAAAATTATAATACAATTATTTATTTTTTTTCAAAAAATAAAAAAGAATCATATTTTCAATTAAAAAATATAATATCTATTGTTAAAAAAGAAACAAGTATTTTTTTGGTAGGAGAAAATAAAAGCGGAATTAATAGTTTTATTAAATTTTTTAAAAAAGAAATTTTATTTAAAAAATTAAGTTATGGAAAAAAATGTGTAATTTATTTAACAATTTTAAAAAATAATGTTTCATTTAATTTAAAAAATTTTTATAAAATACATTATTGGAAAAAAATTCCAATTAAATTTTTACCAGGAGTTTTTGGATATAAAAAAATTGATAAGGGAAGTAAACTATTAGTTTCAACTTTTTATAGTAAATTAATATCTAATAAAAAAATTCTTGATATGGGTTCTGGATCTGGTTTTTTATCAATAGTTATTTTAAAATTAAATGAAAATAATAAAATAACTCTTTCCGATAGTTGTTTAAAATCTATTAAATGTTGTAAAGAAAATTTTAAATTAAATAAATTAAAAGGAGTTTTTAAAAAAAGTGATTTATATTCAAATATATATAAAAAATTTAATTTAATTATTTCTAATCCACCTGTCCATGACAATTTAAAAAAATCATTTAGTTTTCTTACAAAATTTATTTATAAATCTATTTTTTATTTAAAAAAAAATGGAGAATTAAGGTTAGTGATAAATAAATCTTTTTCATATTCAAAAAATATAAGAAATATTTTTAAAAAATTTAATATTTTAAAAGAAAATAAAAATTTTATAGTTTATCAAATATTTATAAAAAATTTAAAAGAGATTTTTTTAAATAAAATATACCCGAAGCGGGACTCGAACCCACAAAGTTATAAATAACCGAGGGATTTTAAGTCCCTTGTGTCTACCAATTTCACCATTCGGGCGTTTAAAAATTTAAAAATAATAAAAAAAAGGCGCACCTCGGAATCGAACCGAGCTATACGGATTTGCAATCCGCTGCATAATGCCAATCTGCCAATGCACCAAAAAATAATAAAATTTTTTAAAAAATTCTATAATACATATTTATACAATAAATAACATAAATATGTCAACATATCTTTTTAAAAATATATTTTTTTTAAAATTTTTTAATAAATATATTTTTTAAAATATAAAATATATTTATTAAAAAATAAACTTTACATTACTAGTAATATTATATTATTATAATTTAAAATTAAATTTTCAATATAAAAAATAAAAAATTGTAATTTTTTTTAAAATAAAATAATAAAAATTTTAATAATTATTTTTTAAATTTAAAAATTTGGAGGGATGGCCGAGTGGTTTAAGGCAGCGGTCTTGAAAACCGCCGATGAGAAATTATCCGAGAGTTCGAATCCCTCTCCCTCCAAAAAACATTCTTCTTATTTTTTAAATTTTTTATAAAAACAAAAAATAAATTTATCTTATTTAATAAAATATTTTATCTTTATTTTTTTTTATTTTACACCTTCTATAAAAATTTCAACTCTTCTATCTGGAGATAAACATAATCTTAAAAATTTTTTATTTGTTTGTTTGTTACATAAATTTTTTGTAATAGATTTTAAATTTGTATTATCTTTAATTACTATTTGT
The window above is part of the Buchnera aphidicola (Periphyllus testudinaceus) genome. Proteins encoded here:
- a CDS encoding ATP-binding cassette domain-containing protein, which produces MIILKNIFYKKNKKIILKNISFLIKKNKIITLIGPNGAGKSTLIKIILKLKEPSSGKIIYLKKKRLGYVPQNTHLNVPFPITVYKFMTMSNKYKTEKIFFNLKRVGAENLKNKNLNNLSGGEIQKILLARALLNDPEFLVLDEPTQGMDISGQIKLYKLIHQIKINLNCSILIVSHDLNLVMNQTDKVICLNKHICCSGTPKVISKNKNFIKMFGSVKIKKFAFYNHNHDHEHSF
- the pyk gene encoding pyruvate kinase; amino-acid sequence: MLKRIRRTKIVVTLGPSTDSSKVLKKIILSGANVLRINFSHGTQEEHQIRIKKAKKIIKETGSNIAILGDLQGPKIRISKFKNNKIILKKRDKFILDYSYKKKLGNKKIVGFNYKNLPNDINLKDILLLDDGKIQILVLNINKTQILTKVLVGGILKNNQGINKLGGGLNAGSITNKDKRDILIASKINVDYLAISFPKSAKDLHIARKLIIESGSSAKIIAKIERAEAVKTDKIIEEIILASDAIMVARGDLGIEIGDPELAGMQKKLIRKARQLNRVVITATQMMESMILNHIPTRAEVMDVSNAVLDGSDAVMLSSETASGKNPIETVRAMSKVCKGAEKVPSINISRHRINISFNNIEEITCMSAMYSANHLKGVKAIITMTESGKTPLITSRISSGLPIFALSRNKKTLNLVSLYRGVIPIFFDTKKEGLLASKEAIKLLYKNDYLTINDTVIVVQGDIKGISGNTNTNRILKVTF
- the zwf gene encoding glucose-6-phosphate dehydrogenase, which codes for MLPQKIKKYDLIIFGTKGDLARRKLFPALYQLEKLLKLCKNTKIIGIGRANWTQEHYRKIIKRSIEKFSHTKIKKKLWKKFRKKLNFCNIDVNDISNFYKLKKILNNSKKIKIYYFAMPQNTFKNIFKGLKKINCISNDDRIILEKPIGNSFRTSKKINNQVGKNFKEKQIFRIDHYLGKETILNLISLKFSNSLFFTNWNNNTIDHIQITVAEKVGIEGRWGYFDKTGQTRDMIQNHLLQILSILTMSTPVDLKSDNIRNEKLKILKSLRMINDKNVHKKTVRGQYTSGFLNNKKIPAYVDEINAIKNSNTETFTAIKVNIDNFQWHGVPFYLRTGKRLPIKHSEIVIYFKKNDLNLFNKSTNNLPLNKIVIRLQPNEGLDIFIINKIPDLDSNYNLKEIKLNFDYKKSFFKYRLCDAYERLLLESFYGSQSLFVRRDEVEASWKWIDSIINSWEKNNSQLELYKAGTWGPKNSDILLKKDGRFWNKII
- the htpX gene encoding protease HtpX, with product MIRMLLFLLTNLAVISILCIISFLIGIKNHNIFIFIISTFIFGFGGSFLSLILSKKIALLSTGATIIKNPNNKTEEWLCKVIKKQSKKLNIKTPDLIIYDSKNINAFATGATKNSSLIALSNELLNCMKKNEIKAVIAHEMTHISNGDMVTMTLLQGIVNTFVIFLSRAIVYLLNNFFSDNKNNRLFFARNGIINLILTLFLEILFGTLASCITMWFSRKREFYADAGSAKIVGVKNMISALKTLDIQKDIFKEKEYISALCINGKNKSFLRLFMSHPTIKNRIKALNKKIYM
- the cspE gene encoding transcription antiterminator/RNA stability regulator CspE — protein: MSKIKGQVKWFNEAKGFGFITPEDGSKDVFVHFSSIQGEGFKTLAEGQNVEFEIQEGQKGPSAINVFSI
- a CDS encoding TerC family protein, with the translated sequence MGCFLNSSVLTGLLSLIILEIILGIDNLIFLTILVKKLNPKQRKKARNIGLILSLFIRISFLSLISWSTSLTNPFYINKYITLSIREIIFLIGGIFLSLVSLFELNHKLKKKYSKKLKKKKYSNFWIVILQIVVLDAIFSLDSIITAVGLINNIVIMTLAIIISMLFMLFILKSIKNFINTYPTIIILCLGFLLMIGMNLIMEVLGLYIPKTYFYSAIGFSIFVELFNQISKYNFLLHQYTRPIRIRVLEKFLQILKTEKKKNNHLKKIKKNKKYFSKKYGNFYKEEKYMIFSLLNLSKRSIKSIMTPRKEISWININESPNKIKKKLLNTPHNLFPICKGNLDNIISVIRAKELLSIIEKKKNILDFVSKNKPIIVFEKLHSINLLKILKKSKGNMIIVINKFYIVQGIITPLDFLKAITGDIPDSDETPDIIKNKNSWLIKGSTNLYSIQQFLNIKNFIYKKIMHASIAGLLIDKIGKIPSPGETITIYSFNFKILKITNYTITLIKVTKKKKKNKKK
- the tsaB gene encoding tRNA (adenosine(37)-N6)-threonylcarbamoyltransferase complex dimerization subunit type 1 TsaB; the protein is MKLLTFDNSQNMFSVAIKHKKKINYILKYSYKRNNSIILLMIDKILFRQSILLKNINYIAFSNGPGSFTGIRMSIMLAQGLSFGLKIKLIGISNLKILAYKARQIIYKKNFLIIIQANKKNVYWGKYIYYKNNLILKNSEKFISKKIAYKKLKILKKKWIIVKDFSSDLFKKIKKKNIILDIKNINALDIIPLALEYIQRKKTIKKNIIYPNYLNNIIIKK
- the minE gene encoding cell division topological specificity factor MinE; amino-acid sequence: MTLLDFFLSRTKKTAFVAKKRLQIIVAEQRKNNIHPNYLPQLKKEILKVICKYINIDEKSVSVELSQKHNNISILELNVKLPE
- the minD gene encoding septum site-determining protein MinD; amino-acid sequence: MTRIIVITSGKGGVGKTTSSASISTGLAQFGKKTVVIDFDVGLRNLDLIMGCERRVVYDFINIIQGEATVNQTLIKDKYTKNLFILPASQTKDKESLTYEGVNLVFKKLKKMNFDFIICDSPAGIERGALLALYFADEAIITTNPEISSVRDSDRILGILSSKSKRSKDKKKPVKENLLLTRYSPEKVYAGDMLSVQDVLDILRIPLIGVIPEDESILKASNKGIPIILNSYSNAGLSYKDVVKRLLGKNIPFRFTKYKKNFFQRLFGR
- the minC gene encoding septum site-determining protein MinC, giving the protein MPIKFQGSVFTTLVLYLKSNKIELINYALKKKIKESPFFFQNAPIIINLSLFPDSSNWKKIKKIILKNNFFILGISECKNENLKRKIINSGFPIFSNNNNLIQKKKNKSIKKIYKSIFYKNTIRSGQTIYARKSDLIITNNVNEGSEIIADGNIHVYGKLNGRALAGAHGDFTRKIFSTHLFSELLSISGEYCLMDSIPKNILNKSAQIYLKNGIVKIKKL